In Jeotgalibaca arthritidis, a single genomic region encodes these proteins:
- the secA gene encoding preprotein translocase subunit SecA — protein sequence MANFMKRLFENDKAELKNLEKTADKIIALASQMEALSDDELTAKTAEFKERYQKGATLDDLLVEAFAVVREAAKRVLGLYPYKVQLMGGITLHKGNISEMKTGEGKTLTATMPVYLNAISGEGVHVVTVNEYLASRDAVEMGELYRFLGLTVGLNVAGKSSEEKREAYNCDITYSTNNELGFDYLRDNMVVYRNQMVQRPLNFAVVDEVDSILIDEARTPLIISGQAEKSTALYNRADFFVKGLKEDEDYTIDLTSKSIALTDEGIEKAEKTFHANNLYDVTNTRLVHHLDQALRANYIMIHDVDYVVNEGKVQIVDQFTGRIMEGRRYSDGLHQAIEAKENVEIQNESRTMATITFQNYFRMYKKLSGMTGTAKTEEEEFREIYNMEVVAMPTNKPIIRIDNADLLYPSLKSKFNAVTADIKQRYEKGQPILVGTVAIETSELLSSLLTKEGIPHQVLNAKNHFREAEIVMNAGQRGAVTIATNMAGRGTDIKLGPGVKEAGGLAVIGTERHESRRIDNQLRGRSGRQGDPGETQFYLSLEDDLMRRFGSERIQQVWSKLNVEEEEDDLAIQSKMLSRQVESAQKRVEGNNYDTRKNVLEYDEVMREQREIMYGQRLEVIMETESLNEVTMNMITRTIERLVDNHTSGEKENWDLKAIRDFAANVLVHPDTISISDLENKTAAEIKDDLTSRAKAVYQEKDKELSSEQMLEFQKVVILRVVDNKWTEHISNMEELRQGIGLRSYAQNNPLTEYQTEGYNRFQEMIASVDYDVTRIIMKSEVRQNLQRESVGAGSTIRPTREGEAGSADRIEQVKRAQLAAMQMRQMLVAQQKAMAAKKQQEAANQAETETEQATPPTAVTSDKVGRNDLCPCGSGKKFKNCHGKDL from the coding sequence ATGGCCAATTTTATGAAACGTCTTTTCGAAAACGATAAAGCAGAACTAAAAAACTTAGAAAAAACAGCAGATAAAATCATTGCCCTAGCTAGTCAAATGGAAGCATTAAGCGATGATGAATTGACTGCGAAAACAGCAGAATTCAAGGAACGCTACCAAAAAGGCGCAACACTTGATGACTTATTAGTCGAAGCATTTGCGGTTGTTCGTGAAGCAGCAAAGCGCGTATTAGGCCTTTATCCATATAAAGTTCAGCTAATGGGTGGTATTACCTTACATAAAGGGAATATTTCTGAAATGAAAACCGGTGAAGGTAAAACATTAACCGCAACAATGCCCGTATACTTGAATGCTATTTCAGGCGAAGGTGTTCACGTTGTAACAGTTAACGAATACTTGGCAAGCCGTGACGCGGTAGAGATGGGTGAATTGTACCGATTCTTAGGATTGACAGTTGGATTAAACGTGGCTGGCAAATCTTCAGAAGAAAAACGTGAAGCTTATAACTGTGATATTACATACAGTACTAATAATGAATTAGGCTTTGACTATTTACGTGACAACATGGTTGTTTACCGTAATCAAATGGTACAACGCCCACTTAACTTTGCAGTTGTCGATGAAGTTGACTCAATCTTAATTGATGAGGCAAGAACACCATTGATTATTTCTGGACAAGCAGAAAAATCAACAGCACTCTATAACCGTGCGGATTTCTTTGTTAAAGGTCTTAAAGAAGACGAAGATTACACTATTGACTTAACGTCTAAATCGATTGCTTTAACAGACGAAGGAATTGAAAAGGCAGAAAAAACATTCCACGCGAACAACTTGTATGATGTGACCAATACGCGTCTTGTTCACCATTTGGATCAAGCTTTGCGTGCTAACTACATTATGATTCATGATGTTGACTATGTAGTTAATGAAGGTAAAGTCCAAATTGTTGATCAGTTTACAGGTCGTATTATGGAAGGCCGTCGTTATTCAGATGGTTTGCACCAAGCTATTGAAGCCAAAGAAAATGTTGAGATTCAAAATGAATCACGCACAATGGCGACGATTACGTTCCAGAACTACTTCCGTATGTATAAAAAATTATCAGGTATGACGGGTACAGCTAAAACAGAAGAAGAAGAATTCCGTGAAATTTACAATATGGAAGTTGTTGCTATGCCTACAAACAAGCCAATTATCCGTATTGATAATGCTGATTTATTATACCCAAGTCTAAAGAGTAAGTTTAACGCTGTAACGGCAGATATTAAACAACGCTATGAAAAAGGGCAACCGATTCTTGTGGGTACCGTTGCGATTGAAACATCAGAATTGTTATCTAGTTTGCTGACAAAAGAAGGTATTCCTCACCAAGTCTTGAATGCGAAAAACCATTTTAGAGAAGCAGAAATCGTTATGAATGCTGGACAAAGAGGAGCTGTTACCATTGCCACTAACATGGCTGGTCGTGGGACTGATATTAAATTAGGACCAGGTGTAAAGGAAGCTGGCGGTTTAGCTGTTATTGGTACAGAGCGTCATGAATCACGACGTATTGATAACCAGTTACGCGGTCGTTCTGGTCGTCAGGGAGACCCGGGTGAGACACAATTCTACCTATCTCTTGAAGATGATTTGATGAGACGCTTTGGTTCAGAACGTATCCAACAAGTATGGAGCAAATTGAATGTTGAAGAAGAAGAAGACGACTTAGCGATTCAAAGTAAAATGTTATCACGCCAAGTTGAATCTGCTCAAAAACGTGTCGAAGGAAATAACTACGATACACGTAAGAACGTTTTAGAGTATGATGAGGTTATGCGTGAACAACGTGAGATTATGTACGGTCAACGTCTAGAAGTGATTATGGAAACAGAATCACTTAATGAAGTGACAATGAATATGATTACACGCACTATTGAGCGCTTAGTAGATAACCACACAAGTGGTGAGAAAGAAAACTGGGATCTAAAAGCAATACGAGACTTTGCAGCAAATGTATTGGTTCATCCTGATACAATTAGCATTTCAGACCTAGAAAATAAAACAGCAGCAGAGATTAAAGATGATTTAACGAGTCGAGCAAAAGCTGTTTACCAAGAAAAAGATAAAGAACTAAGCAGCGAACAAATGTTAGAGTTCCAAAAGGTTGTTATCTTGCGTGTCGTTGATAACAAGTGGACAGAACACATCAGTAACATGGAGGAACTGCGCCAAGGAATTGGACTGCGGTCATATGCACAAAATAACCCGCTAACAGAATATCAAACAGAGGGCTATAATCGTTTCCAAGAAATGATTGCATCTGTGGATTATGATGTAACGCGTATTATTATGAAATCTGAAGTTCGTCAAAACTTACAACGCGAATCCGTTGGAGCTGGCTCAACAATTCGACCAACTCGTGAAGGTGAAGCAGGATCAGCTGACCGTATTGAGCAAGTCAAACGCGCTCAGTTAGCAGCAATGCAAATGCGCCAAATGTTAGTTGCCCAACAAAAGGCTATGGCTGCTAAAAAGCAACAAGAAGCTGCTAATCAAGCAGAAACTGAAACAGAACAAGCAACACCGCCAACAGCTGTAACGAGCGATAAAGTCGGACGTAACGATCTTTGTCCATGTGGCAGTGGTAAAAAGTTTAAGAATTGTCATGGTAAAGACTTATAA